GCCAGAACTTCTTAGCGGTAGTACCGTTTGGGTCTCCGGTAGTACCACCCCTGCGGCACTACCGCCCTCTGTCTCCTCTGGCTTCTGTGCTAGGACTGAGTAGTACCgcctaagcggtagtaccgctctattgagcggtagtaccacttagCTACGGGCTGAGAGCAGAAAACGATTGTTTTCTtccccctatataaagggggtcttcttctccaagaagACCTACCTCTTCCCTTCCCaaactccattgttgctccaaagctcattttcgcccgatctctctccctaggcaatcaaacttgttgattttctagggattggttgagaaggcccagatctacacttccaccaagagatatTTGATTCCCCcgactaatcccttgcggatcttgttactcttgggtgtgtgagcaccctagacggttgaggtcacctcggagccacaatccattgtggtgaagctccgtggtatcgttgggagcctccaatcaagttgtggagatagccccaaccttgtttgtaaaggttcggtcgccgtcTTCAAGAgcaccactagtggaatcacggtttctcgcattgtgtgagggcgtgaggagaatacggtggccctagtggcttcttggggagccttatgcctccacaccgctccaacggagacgtacttcccgaaagggaaggaacttctgtaacacatcctcgtctccaccggctccacttgtggttatctcgttcctttactttgtgcaagcCATTGTTATGTTGTATCCTTTGCTTgcacttgttgttgttgttgttgtttgcatcatataggttgttcacctagttgcacatctagacaacctatttgttgctaaacttaatttgttaagaaaagctaaaaattggtagtggcctattcaccccccctctagtcaaccatatcgatcctttcagacttctaacaggaaaaggtagagtgagattggatctccctctcgtATACCCCTAGTTGGAGCAAACTCTTCAAGATTTTTACCATTCAAAGAAACAGAGTAAGAAACTGAATTCACCAGACTCATGACTAGTGCCACCCATTTATCTAAAAAACCCAACTTCCTCCTGATAGCCTCCAGATACGGCCATTCTATTCTTTCATGCGCTTTCATCATATCTGGCTTCAGAGCACAGTGATAGTGTTTCAAGAGCATCTACAACTGCAATACCCAAAAGTCGGGCCCCAAACGCCCGTAGATGTGCTCGGGCGCATCCGCAGACTGTGACCAGACACCACACCAAAATCGCGCTCCACCACATGAAACTCAAACTTCATACCTCAAATCCATAATACACATGCAAATAAAAACCTGCGTACTACGTACATAAGATAAACTACTCAGCGTCGAAGATCTCGACAGTCTCCGTTCCCGGCGCCAGGTAGACGGGCAAGTGCGGAAGCTCCTGCGCCTGCGAGGCTCCGACACCTCCTCCTTCGTCGCCGCCGCGTCCAATTCGGAGAATAGAGTCTCCCTCGCCACCTGTTCTTGCCGGATGAACTGTCGGTTGGCCTCGACGTAGGTCCTGCTGGATGGACTCGAGGATGCCAGTCTCCTCCACCATCTCCATCGCTTTGGGCGGCCTCGTACTCCGCCTTCGCGTCCGTCACGGCGAAGCCCGCATCCTCCTCCGGCTCCATCACCTCCTCCTCCATCGGCTCCGGCTCCTCCTTTgcctactcctcctcctcctcctcctccgatggCTCCAGCGAATCCAGAGGAAGGTCGACAGCGAAACGATCAGCCCGCCTCGCCTGGATCTGCTCCAGCTGCACCCGGCGCTCCGGAGTGAGCATGGCGTATGTGGTGATCCAGCACCTCGTCATCGCAAGCGGCGGACGGAAGTGGAAGTGCCGGCTgtggagaggggaaaggggaagaaacGGGGCGGGCTAGGGTTCTGATGccgccgtccggcttaaatagccgGCTTCCTCCCTCGGGCGGCACGCCGGAGCGGCGCCATGCGACGCGGAGCGGAGAAGGCGTCCGTCGGGTCAGCGGTCTCTCCGCATACCCACGTGGGCCGTCTCCGTCAGTCCAACGTGGCGGGCATGCCCGGGCGCGTCCGGGTctccccatatccgccccatgTCAGTCGGTCCTGGCATTTGGGGCGGGTACGGGGGGTCAGTTGGTAGATGCACTGAAGAGCTTAAGTAAGGTAACTAGACAGAAACAATAAAAGGCGCCTAAAAGGTAACTGAAGTCCAGCCATTGGATGAAGATCTTGCATCGCCCGGGTCATCTTCTCACCTATGAACATAATTCGCCGGAATAACAGGGAGTCGTTGGATCAAGATCAGAGTGAACACCTAAATGCAGGTCTGACCGTCTGAACGTGACACCCACACAACTGTTCCTGACATGGATCAACACTTGGATCATTTCAGAGGCCGAGCTCAAAGTTATGGTGGCTGTGACCCGATTATGGGCACACCTATTATTGTAGCTACGATAACACATGTGCTGTTAGTTTACTTTGTCATAATGCTAACATGCATCAGCAGGTAATTCCATCCATACACTGACCGTGCTGAAGCTTGAAAGATTACCAGAGAACTGTGTTCCACTACCCAATGGACACTGAATGCGTCCAGCGTTGCAATGCAGAGTAGTCAGTATCGTGATCGTCTCGCCTGCTCCAAGTAAAGGGAATGGAAAATATATTAGCAATGATGAAAATTATCTTGCCTGTTCAACATTTCATATTGCGTCCACTGTCCAAGAATCTACTAACTTCAAAAAAATCATGTGCTAGTCATGCCCCAGGTTTTCCAAAGCGACGAGGAACAAACAAGTAGCACGACAGGAAACCAATCTCAAAACACAAGATTATCATGCACAACATGTGCAAAGGTAAAACAGACTAGTCAGCTGCCCATTCCTCACTGACAAGTTTGGACGGTGGTCACTTTCAAGATTCACAAAATTCATGTGCTAGTCATGCATGCCCCAAGCTTTCCAAAGCGTCTAGGAACAAACAAGGCTTTGAAACCCATCCCAAAATTCCTCACAGAACAATAGCCAGATTCAAGATTCCATTGTGCCGTTTGGAAAATTACAGGGAAACTAACTAACTGCTGGAACTGAGACAAAAATTTCACTACAGTATATCCATTGGAGTGGATGCCTAAGATCGGTTGCTATTCAGCCAAACTTGCATCCCCATGTAACATCATATATTGCAGATTCACGGTTAACATTCTATGGTTCCCGTTCTTCGTTTTCCTGGCTTGATTCCCCTGCTCTCTCAGGCTCCCTTTTTTCCTTGTGCTGCATCAATTATTGAGAGATTGGTTAAAGGAGGCAGAGCAGCATGAAATGAAGTTGATTGTCTTATGTTTCAAGTGCCTAAGACAGAAAAATGGACTAAGTAAGCGTTTCATTTATGGCCTAAGTTCATGAATGCATGAAACTGTAAGTGGAGAAAGTAGGCTTTTCTTAGGAATCAGTGATTCTCACTTTAAGTGTCAACACACGTATGTGCACATAGATTTGAGATTAGCTCAACTTTCCATTTATAACGGCTTCTAAAAAACGCTACTTTTACTTCAACCCGTGGTACAAAAGCTGCGTGAGAATATGCTAGCTCAACAGCTCCAACGGTCCAAATTCagaacagcagcagcaacaacaatgTACCTTTGGAAGAAGCCCTTCTGCAGACATCAGCTCATACAACTTGCGCATGATTGTTTCCTCTTCAACCTACATAAAATGACAGCAATTGATTACTAAAGAAATACCCCTGAGATTCCTTCTTAACATAAAAGCTTAGTAGTATCTGAGGCTCACCTGTAGTTTATGCAACTCATGGGACATTGCTCGGTATGTTTCCATTAGGGCATGATTTTGCTTGTCCAAATGCCTGCAAATCATTTCTATGTTATATAATAATTGAAATCTTTAGGGCTCATTTGTTGCTAAAGGTTAGTCAAGATGTTGCACCTGGACATTTCAGCAGAATGCTTTGGTTCCATTATCACCAAACAACTTTATACTGCTTCTTCTCTACTTGAGGAAATGCGCGAACACCCACCCCTCTTGACAGAAGAAAAAACTTTATACCCTCCCTGCAAATTATTTGGCTGATTAGAATTTCTTACAAATCAAGCTAGAAGCTGTCCTCCACATACTGTAAATTTACCAAAAGGGGTGGGTCCAGAAATAGACGAGAACCAGTACTAAAATTTGAACAGTAAATAGCTAGTACGATACTTGAGTCTCATGCTTACGATACATCAATATACACAAAAAAACATGAAAATTATGCATGCTGGTAGAGATATATATGTCACACCCAATTAATTAGACTAGCCCCATTAGACAGTCACTTACCGATATCCTGAATATTGGTAATACTAATTGCTGTGGAGGTATGCTGTAGTGACTGTCTTATGGGGTTAGTCTAACTAATTGGGTGTGAAATATATACCTCTACCAGCATAGGAGAGTAGTTTATGCACCAAGAAAAAAAACAGTTCCTGTGCACAGATGGATAAACAAGACAAAGGTACATTAGAGTGTCAGAGTTGCACAAAACTGGGATGTGGGAATCTTCTGACTCAAAAGATTAGCTAGCTTCATGATGAGTAACCTCAGTGACAAATGGCGACTGATATGCTTAATTGCTCTAGAAAAAGCAAATAGATGGATGGATATTTTTGAATACCCCAATGATGTCACTAATAAAGTAACCAAGTTACAAGTGTACAATGAGTTCTGCATCGGTTGCAAATTTATGGATGGGGACCAAAATGAAGCATAATGAAGAAGGAACCAACCGTATATCCATTGAAGCAAAGGGGCAGTGGATCAATTTGACCTACTACGCAGGCAGGACAAACCACACTCTAATTATTTAAATCCCTCTAATTACTTACTGTCATCCAGGGACCTTGCTTCTAGTCCGGAACTTTGGGATCTTTTATTTATGTTAGACAGATAAAACTGAACATTGTTCATGTGCAAGAGTTCATCCAGGGACCTTGATTTACTGTCCATGTAAAAGCTCATCCAGAAATACCTTAATTTCTGTCAACATGAAAACCCACACTTCTATCAAAATTCAAATCAATGGACTGGTTCTCACAGGAGCCAGGTTCCAATGATTTTAAGGAGAGGACAGGGATGACCATGGAGGCAGCCAGTCTCATCGATGGACGCAGTTCGCTGGGTGTCGGACGAGGAGCAAGAAGAGCCGGCTCTAGGGTGTGCAGGGGAGGGGATGGAGAAGTGGAGGATAGGGGAGGAATCACCTCAGGAATAACCGGCGGAGGAGGACGTTGACGctctggcggcggcggggcgcctCCTCTCAGTCGCGGCGAGGGCGTTGCTTTGCCCGTCCCGTTCCGACGACGGCGGCGCGTCGAGGATGAGGCTGCGGCCGACGGCGGCGCGAGGGTCGTCGAGGCGAATCGAGGGGAGATCAGGTGGATTGGGCCAGCGAAACCTCGTCTACCAAATGGGCCAAAGAGGATTGTAGAGGGTTTTGGGCCACGCGTGGAAAATCCATTCAAAACCCCCCAAAACATCTCGTGTCAAACGAAGCCTTAAGCAGTCAATTAACTTTATAAAAAAAACTTTATTTTTGTCTCAAAAAAATtaactttatttttattttttatttaatTAAAACATGAATACTGTTTTTATTGAATTCTTAAAAATGAAATCAAATTAATAATAGATAGAAGAATTTGTATGTAGAAAATGAAAAATTGAGAAGCTGCGGCATCGGGGATGAGCGGCAGCGAGCACGCCGGCGAGCTTCGGTCGTCGCCACCGGAGCTACAACGGTTGTCACAGGAGTTGGAACCGCGGGGTGCGGCTGTTGCATGGGACGAAGCAGGTGACGAGGACGGCCGGTGAGGGCTGGGACCGACGACTAGGACGACCGGCCAGGAGCGTCGACGGGGAGACGCGTGCGGCGGCGAGGCAAGGGGCGGCGAAGGGGAAAATGCGTGCGGTGCAGCTGGGATTTTCTTGGTACGCGTGCATTGATGAAGCCAACGCACATCGAACGGTTCCCATCATCCCCAATCGAACTGCCGCGGGCGACCGGGCCGACGCGCTTACACCTAGCATTGCCCTTCAGAAATACAGGAGTAAAACACTAATCAGCATTATGCTAATAGTACAAAATTAATCAGAGTAAAACATACAGAATTAATCAGCATTACCGCTCCTCGTTTGTGtcctaagagcaactctagcagaccctgcATCCGTCCCCGATccgcaaaataaccgccaaaatgcGGGTACGGGCCGGAAAACCTGCCCGaccagaccccgcatcccgccccggCCCGCAAAACATTTTGAGGGGCGCGGCAAAATCCGGACCCCAACCCGGGAAAACGCGGGTTTCCCCCTCGCGGCTGCGGTGCCCTGCATCGGAGAGAAGCagttggcgggagggacatttcagcCCCGCGCGCTTTCCTCCTCCTTCCGCCGCCGCCTGCCCGCCGCCGACGATTCCGGCCATATCTGCGGGCGGAATCGCGCCGCGGGGCCGCCCCACACCCTCCCGCACCGAGCCGCTGcaccgacccccccccccccgatccgGCGAGAAGAGGCGCCCTGCGTCGTCACCGCCGCCGGGGATCGACCACCGTCGAGCGCGCCCCCTCGTCGCCGCCTGGGATCACCCGCCACCGGTTAGTCCTTTTTTGTGAATTTTGTGAGTTGTGTAGTTGATTGACGCGCCCGTATGCGTGTAGATGGAGTTGAGCCCGTGCGAGAAGTGCTTGCTCTCTGATTCGTCAGATTCGGACGACTCGGATGTTGAGACCATGCTTGCGACCTTCCGGCAGCATACATTAGTCATGGCGCTTGCCGTGAAGGAGCATGAAGATGAGCACCGGAAGAGGAGGCGAGGATCAACTGTCGGGCGTCTATGCATTCCTCGGAATCGCCATCTTGGGAACGAGATGTTGATGCAAGACTATTTCACGGAGAATCCTACATATCCTCCGCACCTCTTCCGGAGAAGGTACCGAATGCGCCGATCCCTCTTTGTGAAACTTGTTCAAGCTTGCGAGGCAAATTGCCGGTATTTTACTCAAAGAAGGAATGTCGCGGGCTTAAAGGGATTTAGTGCGTATCAAAAAATCTCCGCAGCTATGCGGGTGCATATGGCGTTCCggctgactatgccgatgagtatCTTCGCATTGGTGAAGATAGCACAATTGAGTCTGTGCATAGATTTGCAAAAGTGATCGTCCGTGTCTTTGGTCCTGAGTATCTTTTGGCACCCAATGAAGATGACACAAAGAAATTGATGGCATCTAATGAGAGGAGAGGTTGGCCTGTCATGCTAGGTAGCATTGATTGTATGCATTGGAATTGGAAAAATTGCCCCAAGGCTTGGCAAGGAATGTATTGTGGCAAGTCTCGTGATGCAACAATTGTGCTAGAGGCCGTAGCATCCGAGGATTTTTGGATTTGACATTGTTTTTTTTGGTATGTCGGGCACTCTCAATGATTCAATGTGTTGCAACGGTCTCatttgtttgctaggcttgctagTGGTGATGCTCCTGCTTGCAACTACACTATCAATGGGCATGAATACACAAAAAGGATACTATCTTGTAGATGGTATATaccctccttggtgcacatttgtcaagagcatcaaagaacccaaaacaaaaaaacaatgTGAATTTGCAAGGGTGCAAGAGGCAGCCCGAAAAGACATTGAAAGAGCATTCGGTGTTTTGCAATCTAGGTTTGCCATTGTCCATGGTCCTGCTCGTTTTTTGGATAAGAAAACCTCGAAGAACATCATGACATGTTGTGTTATCCTGCACAATATGATTCTTGAAGATGAAAGAGGAATGAACTTATAATTCTTTTACGACAATGTGGGTAGCCGTGTTAAACCAGCTAGAGACCCAAACTGCATTAGAGCTTTTCTTCAGACAtacaaggagattgaaaatgcaGACACACACTTTTAACTTCAGGAGGATCTCATTGAGCACCATTGGCAAAGGGCTGGACAGTGACTAATTTTTGTATTCATTTGTATTTGTATTCATGACAAATTTTGTATTGCATTATTTAAGTTTGCTACGGTGATTTGAATATTATTTGTAATGCGGATGATTATTGCATTATGTTTGATTTGAATAATTCAGTTTGTTTTCGATTGTTAAATTATGTTGGATTTGATATTTGCGGGCCAATAATATGCGGGATGCAGCGGCGCAAAGAGCAGACCCCGCAAAGCCGATCCGTAAAAAGGTATATTCCGCGAATATAATTTTTTACGAATCCGTTTGGGGGTCTGCATCTGTGCCAACCCGAGCCAGCCCACAAAAGCGGTTTTGCGCGAACCGTAAACACGTTTTACGGGCCGGCGGGATGGGGCGCTCTAAGAAAAGAAGCTAACACTCAGCTGAATCAAGCCAGCCGGCATCGATCAACGATCAGGTGAATCATGAACACATCCCTTGGCGCGCACATCACTTTGCATAAAGCACCGGCGCCACTTTGCTGCTACAAGGAGCAAGCCGAGCCACCTCCGTCCGGGCTCCATAAATGGCGCGCGCCCTTCTTGACTCATCAGTACGCACAGGAATGGTTTGGCTCGCGAGACGCCTTCTGATctgcctctccctcctcctcgGGACCCTTTCCGCGCCCGGGTCCACGGCCGTGGCCATGGGCGGCATCGGCCAGCTCCGTTCCCGCGGCACGGCGATCGGCGTGTCCCGGCCGCAGCCGGACGTCAACTTCACCAtcggcgtcgtcggcgccgtctGGTGCAAGAACTGCCGCTACGCCGGCTACCTCCCGTCCAAGAACGTCGCGCCTCTCCCCAGTAAGTACCACTTCATGGCACGAACTGCACTCACGCGCCGTGACAGACACTGATCGTCTTCTCTGTTCTCTCTGTGCTCGCAGATGCGGCGGCGCTGCTGCGGTGCCGGCGAGGGAGGCAGGCCATGTCGGCGTGGGGCACGACGGACGCGCGGGGCTACTTCATGATCCAGACGGCGGAGCAGGCGGTGCCGTTCGCGAGCACGGACTGCGCGGTGTACGTGCCGCGCTCGCCGCGGCGGGGCGCGTGCGGCGTCGCCGTCCTGCCCCGCCGGATCAAGGGCTCGCCGCTCAGGTTCCGGGAGTACGTGACGCGCCCCGACGGCCTGCAGGCGATCTACACCGCCGGCAACTTCGTGTTCGGCCCGCGAGACCCCGCCAAGTGTGGTCTCCAATAATATAATGAATCAGCGGTTTGGCCTCTTGAACTGGATGAATACGACACCATGGTTACCTAGTACGGGAAGATGCTCGATGTGATATGCAGTATACGTAACAGTTTCTGTGTACGTATGTCTGATTCAAAGCAAACACTCAGAATCCTGCTGCGGTAGGCCTTCCAGAACACTGAGTGGTCTAAATATTTCGATTGAGTAGTGATTAATTAGGCCCTGTTCGGAGAACCTCCGCTCCACAGCTCCACTCTCGAAGTTGGTGGAGTTGCAGTTGAAAACTGCGGAGCAGCTATTTCCTGACTCCACAGCTCAATTTTATGGAGTTGGTGGAATTCTGAATAGGCCTTTAATGTAGAAAGTGCACACATAGTCTACTCCCCCTTGGTTATCCAGATGTTCATTATTTAAGTATGTTGAGATGTCGCTCTGTTGATTAGGATAGCATGAAGCTATTTAGCTCACCCGGGTTCGAGTCATGGAGTGACCCATGGTGCTTAGAGTTTTTTCTATAAAAATACGCCTTCAAGGGTTAGTCCTGGTTAGCCTCATAAAACTGCAACAACTGAGCAAAGTCATCGCCCTCGGAACAAAACTTTTTTCTTTTGCAAGCATCATATATTCTTCTTAATTTTTTCTTTTTGGTTCCTGATTTTCGGAGCTTGCTTGAATTTGATATCGTCCTGCAAGATATCGCTGATAAATAACAAGCCAAGATAAAGGCTCACAACCATACATGGTCCACGCTATGCCAATGTTTAGTTGCCTTGATGCGAGTGTCTCTTCATTTGGGTGGCATAGACTGATAGACGGATGTAGATGTAGTATATACGGTTTCTCTTCAAGTTTCCGGGTAACATTTTTGTAGTGATGTGTACtatatttctgaattttttagtaGAATTTTGGTCACAGGCGTTAGAGCATCTACAGGCGGCTACCTCAAACCCCCTCAAACGTCCGGATGGATGGCTCGATCAGTGATCAGTCAAAAAAAAAAACGATCCAGTCAGACGCCTCAAACCCCCCTTAAACGGACGGGTTGACCGGCACCCCTCGTATTCACCTCAAATATGGGACGTATATGGGGAGGCCTGGACGCGTCTGTCATGTCGGACCTGACCTATACTGGCCAACCCGGCCCCACATATATTCGTCCCTATCCGTTCTCCGGACCAAACCCTAGGCACTCCACTACACTCCCCTCCGCCACCCAAGCTCTCGCCTGGCGATCTCCGACCTTCTCCGGCATGGCGGCAGCGGATCCGAGTCCTGCACCTTCAGATCCGTCGATCCCGAGCTCATTCCACGCAACCCCGAGTAAGTGATGACCGTTCAGCTTGCGCTCCGCTGCTCCCGGGAGGAGGCCGCCCAACCGCAACACTTGGACTCCTTGCGTCGTGAATCCATCGTGTGTGCCGAAATGGCGCATGAATCCGCCGCGAGGTGTGTTGCCGGAGCCTCACCGGAGGCGGTGCGATCCGTCTGGCGACCGAATGTTGTGGCGGACGCGCAACCCCTCCATTGGCGCGCCGAGCAGGAGGTGAACGCATGGGCATCGTCCGATGAGAACATGGCGCGGCGTGCCCGCCGTGCGAGGCAGCTGACGTGGGAGATGGCGGCAACCCTTGCGGTGGTGGACATTGGAGAGGCAGAGTCACATTCTCCGGCGCCTCAACGGATGGCTTGCAATCCCGGGCGCCGCAACCGCGTCGTGGTGGATGTCTTCGGCTCCTCCCAGGACGGATCCATCATCGATCTCACGTCCACTGGCTCCGTCAGGGTTCCGGGCTTCGATGATAAAGAATAGGGTGTGGGAGACGGTGGCGCCTTGATTCTTGTGAGTGAGGTCGTGTCCCATGTCCTACTtgtgggtaacgtagcagaaattcaaaattttctacgcatcaccaagatcaatctatggagtttactagcaacgagagggaaggagtgcatctacatacc
The Aegilops tauschii subsp. strangulata cultivar AL8/78 chromosome 3, Aet v6.0, whole genome shotgun sequence genome window above contains:
- the LOC109762721 gene encoding uncharacterized protein, whose translation is MEPKHSAEMSRHLDKQNHALMETYRAMSHELHKLQVEEETIMRKLYELMSAEGLLPKHKEKREPERAGESSQENEEREP
- the LOC109762728 gene encoding non-classical arabinogalactan protein 30-like, producing MGGIGQLRSRGTAIGVSRPQPDVNFTIGVVGAVWCKNCRYAGYLPSKNVAPLPNAAALLRCRRGRQAMSAWGTTDARGYFMIQTAEQAVPFASTDCAVYVPRSPRRGACGVAVLPRRIKGSPLRFREYVTRPDGLQAIYTAGNFVFGPRDPAKCGLQ